The following nucleotide sequence is from Streptomyces pactum.
CCGCGGCCGGATGGGCAGCGAGGGACAGGTGCTCAACGTCTTCTCGCACGGCGTGCTGATCATCTGGGGGCTGCTCGTCACCCTGCCACTGCTGTGGGCGGTGATGAGCTCCCTCAAGACCGACAAGGAGATCTTCACCTCGCCCTGGGGGCTGCCGGAGAAGCTGCACTTCGACAACTGGTCACGGGCCTGGAACGAGTCGGAGATCGGCGACTTCTTCCTCAACACCGTGGTGGTGGTCGGCTGCTCCCTGGCCGGCACGATGCTGCTCGGCTCGATGACGGCCTATGTGCTGGCCCGGTTCGAGTTCCCCGGGCGCCGGCTGGTCTACTTCGGCTTCGTCGGCGGGATGAGCTTCCCGATCATCCTGGCGCTGGTGCCGCTGTTCTTCGTGATGAAGAACATGAGTCTGCTCAACACCTACCACGGCCTGATCCTCGTCTACATCGCCTACTCGCTGCCGTTCACCGTCTTCTTCCTCACCTCCTTCTTCAAGACGCTGCCGACCTCGGTGGCCGAGGCGGCGATGCTGGACGGGGCCTCGCACACCCGGACGTTCTTCCAGGTCATGCTGCCGATGGCCAAGCCGGGTCTGATCAGCGTGGGCATCTTCAACTTCCTCGGCCAGTGGAACCAGTACATGCTCCCCACGGTGCTCAACACCGACGAGGACAAGCGCGTGCTCACCCAGGGCCTGGTGCAGCTCACCACCAGCCAGCAGTACCGGTCGGACTGGTCGGCGCTCTTCGCCGGGCTGG
It contains:
- a CDS encoding carbohydrate ABC transporter permease, whose amino-acid sequence is MTAQAEPSGLGTVPGEEDTPAAPGAAAPPAKDRGRMGSEGQVLNVFSHGVLIIWGLLVTLPLLWAVMSSLKTDKEIFTSPWGLPEKLHFDNWSRAWNESEIGDFFLNTVVVVGCSLAGTMLLGSMTAYVLARFEFPGRRLVYFGFVGGMSFPIILALVPLFFVMKNMSLLNTYHGLILVYIAYSLPFTVFFLTSFFKTLPTSVAEAAMLDGASHTRTFFQVMLPMAKPGLISVGIFNFLGQWNQYMLPTVLNTDEDKRVLTQGLVQLTTSQQYRSDWSALFAGLVLAMLPVLAVYIIFQRQVQSGLTAGAVK